A section of the Macaca thibetana thibetana isolate TM-01 chromosome 10, ASM2454274v1, whole genome shotgun sequence genome encodes:
- the TCF20 gene encoding transcription factor 20 isoform X2 yields the protein MQSFREQSSYHGNQQSYPQEVHGSSRIEEFSPRQAQMFQNFGGAGGSSGGSGSGSGGGRRGAATAAAAMASETSGHQGYQGFRKEAGDFYYMAGNKDPVTTGTPQPPQRRPSGPVQSYGPPQGSSFGNQYGSESHVGQFQAQHSGLGSVSHYQQDYTGPFSPGSAQYQQQASSQQQQQQVQQLRQQLYQSHQPLPQATGQPASSSSHLQPMQRPSTLPSSAAGYQLRVGQFGQHYQSSASSSSSSSFPSPQRFSQSGQSYDGSYSVNAGSQYEGHSVGSNAQAYGTQSNYSYQPQSMKNFEQAKIPQGTQQGQQQQQQPQQQQHPPQHVMQYTNTATKLPLQSQVGQYNQPEVPVRSPMQFHQNFSPISNPSPAASVVQSPSCSSTPSPLMQTGENLQCGQGSVPMGSRNRILQLMPQLSPTPSMMPSPNSHAAGFKGFGLEGVPEKRLTDPGLSSLSALSTQVANLPNTVQHMLLSDALTPQKKTSKRPSSSKKADSCTNSEGSSQPEEQLKSPMAESLDGGCSSSSEDQGERVRQLSGQSTSSDTTYKGGASEKAGSSPAQGAQNEPARLNASPAAREETTSPGAKDMPLSDGNPKVNEKTVGVIVSREAMTSRVEKPGGQDKGSQEDDPAATQRPPSNGGAKETSHASLPQPEPPGGGGSKGNKNGDNNSNHNGEGNGQSGHSAVGPGFTSRTEPSKSPGSLRYSYKDSFGSAVPRNVSGFPQYPTGQEKGDFTGHGERKGRNEKFPSLLQEVLQGYHHHPDRRYSRSTQEHQGMAGSLEGTTRPNVLVSQTNELASRGLLNKSIGSLLENPHWGPWERKSSSTAPEMKQINLTDYPIPRKFEIEPQSSAHEPGGSLSERRSVICDISPLRQIVRDPGAHSLGHMSADTRIGRNDRLNPTLSQSVILPGGLVSMETKLKSQSGQIKEEDFEQSKSQASFNNKKSGDHCHPSSIKHESYRSNASPGAATHDSLSDYGSQDSRPTPMRRVPGRVGGREGMRGRSPSQYHDFAEKLKMSPGRSRGPGGDPHHMNPHMTFSERANRSSLHAPFSPNSETLASAYHTNTRAHAYGDPNAGLNSQLHYKRQMYQQQPEEYKDWSSSSAQGVIAAAQHRQEGPRKSPRQQQFLDRVRSPLKNDKDGMMYGPPVGTYHDPSAQEAGRCLMSSDGLPNKGMELKHGSQKLQESCWDLSRQTSPAKSSGPPGMASQKRYGPPHETDGHGLAEATQSSKPSNVMLRLPGQEDHSSQNPLIMRRRVRSFISPIPSKRQSQDVKNSSTEDKGRLLHPSKEGADKAFNSYAHLSHSQDIKSIPKRDSSKDLPSPDNRNCPAVTLTSPAKTKILPPRKGRGLKLEAIVQKITSPNIRRSASSNSAEAGGDTVTLDDILSLKSGPSEGGSVAVQDADIEKRKGEVASDLVSPANQELHIEKPLPRSSEEWRGSGDDKVKTETHAETVTAGKEPPGAMTSTTSQKPGSNQGRPDGSLGGTAPLMFPDSKNVPPAGILAPEANPKAEEKENDTVTISPKQEGFPPKGYFPSGKKKGRPIGSVNKQKKQQQPPPPPPQPPQIPEGSADGEPKPKKQRQRRERRKPGAQPRKRKTKQAVPIVEPQEPEIKLKYATQPLDKTDAKNKSFYPYIHVVNKCELGAVCTIINAEEEEQTKLVRGRKGQRSLTPPPSSTESKALPASSFMLQGPVVTESSVMGHLVCCLCGKWASYRNMGDLFGPFYPQDYAATLPKNPPPKRATEMQSKVKVRHKSASNGSKTDTEEEEEQQQQQKEQRSLAAHPRFKRRHRSEDCGGGPRSLSRGLPCKKAATEGSSEKTVLDSKPSVPTTSEGGPELELQIPELPLDSNEFWVHEGCILWANGIYLVCGRLYGLQEALEIAREMKCSHCQEAGATLGCYNKGCSFRYHYPCAVDADCLLHEENFSVRCPKHKNKTAKGSLSTEQSERG from the exons ATGCAGTCCTTTCGGGAGCAAAGCAGTTACCACGGAAACCAGCAAAGCTACCCACAGGAGGTACACGGTTCATCCCGGATAGAAGAGTTCAGCCCTCGTCAGGCCCAGATGTTCCAGAATTTTGGAGGTGCAGGTGGCAGtagtggtggcagtggcagtggcagtggtggtggacGACGAGGAGCAGCAACTGCTGCGGCAGCAATGGCTAGCGAGACCTCTGGCCATCAAGGTTACCAGGGTTTCAGGAAAGAGGCTGGAGATTTTTACTACATGGCAGGCAACAAAGACCCTGTGACTACAGGAACCCCACAGCCTCCTCAGCGAAGGCCTTCTGGGCCTGTGCAGAGCTATGGACCCCCCCAGGGGAGCAGCTTTGGCAATCAGTATGGGAGTGAGAGTCATGTGGGCCAGTTTCAAGCACAGCACTCTGGCCTTGGCAGTGTGTCGCATTATCAGCAGGATTACACAGGGCCTTTCTCTCCAGGGAGTGCTCAGTACCAACAGCAGGcttccagccagcagcagcagcagcaagtcCAGCAGTTGAGACAACAGCTTTACCAGTCCCATCAGCCCCTGCCACAGGCCACTGGCCAACCAGCATCCAGCTCATCCCATCTACAGCCAATGCAGCGGCCCTCAACTCTGCCATCCTCTGCTGCTGGTTACCAGTTAAGAGTGGGTCAGTTTGGCCAACACTATCAgtcttctgcttcctcctcctcctcctcctccttcccttcaccACAGCGTTTTAGCCAGTCTGGACAGAGCTATGATGGCAGTTACAGTGTGAATGCTGGATCTCAGTATGAAGGACACAGTGTGGGTTCAAATGCACAGGCTTATGGAACACAATCCAATTACAGCTATCAGCCTCAATCTATGAAGAATTTTGAACAGGCAAAGATTCCACAAGGGACCCAacaggggcagcagcagcagcagcagccgcagcAACAACAACACCCTCCTCAGCATGTGATGCAGTATACCAACACTGCCACCAAGCTGCCCCTGCAAAGCCAGGTGGGGCAGTACAACCAACCTGAGGTTCCTGTGAGGTCCCCCATGCAGTTTCACCAGAACTTCAGCCCCATTTCTAACCCTTCCCCAGCTGCCTCTGTGGTTCAGTCTCCAAGCTGTAGTTCTACCCCATCTCCTCTCATGCAGACTGGGGAGAATCTCCAGTGTGGGCAAGGCAGTGTGCCTATGGGTTCCAGAAACAGAATTTTACAGTTGATGCCTCAACTCAGTCCAACTCCATCAATGATGCCCAGTCCTAATTCTCATGCCGCAGGCTTCAAAGGGTTTGGACTAGAAGGGGTACCAGAAAAGCGACTGACAGATCCTGGGTTGAGTAGTTTGAGTGCTCTGAGTACTCAAGTGGCCAATCTTCCTAACACTGTCCAGCACATGTTACTTTCTGATGCCCTGACTCCTCAGAAGAAGACCTCCAAGAGGCCCTCATCTTCCAAGAAAGCAGATAGCTGCACAAACTCTGAAGGCTCCTCACAACCTGAGGAACAGCTGAAGTCCCCTATGGCAGAGTCTTTAGATGGAGGCTGCTCCAGCAGTTCAGAGGATCAAGGTGAGAGGGTGCGGCAGCTAAGTGGTCAGAGCACCAGCTCTGACACCACCTACAAGGGCGGAGCCTCTGAGAAAGCTGGCTCCTCACCGGCACAAGGTGCTCAGAATGAACCCGCCAGACTCAATGCTAGTCCTGCCGCAAGAGAAGAGACCACCTCACCAGGCGCTAAGGACATGCCATTGTCCGACGGGAACCCAAAGGTTAATGAGAAGACAGTTGGGGTGATTGTCTCCCGGGAAGCCATGACAAGTCGGGTAGAAAAGCCTGGTGGGCAAGATAAAGGCTCCCAAGAGGATGATCCTGCAGCGACTCAAAGGCCACCAAGCAATGGTGGGGCAAAGGAAACGAGTCATGCATCACTTCCCCAGCCAGAGcctccaggaggaggagggagcaaaGGAAACAAGAATGGCGATAACAATTCCAACCATAATGGAGAAGGAAATGGCCAGAGTGGCCACTCTGCAGTGGGCCCTGGTTTTACAAGCAGAACTGAACCTAGCAAATCTCCTGGAAGTCTGCGCTATAGTTACAAAGATAGTTTCGGGTCAGCTGTGCCACGAAATGTCAGTGGCTTTCCTCAGTATCCTACAGGGCAAGAAAAGGGGGATTTCACTGGCCATGGGGAACGAAAGggtagaaatgaaaaattccCAAGCCTCCTGCAGGAAGTGCTTCAGGGTTACCACCACCACCCTGACAGGAGATATTCTAGGAGTACTCAGGAGCACCAGGGGATGGCTGGTAGCCTAGAAGGAACCACAAGGCCCAATGTCTTGGTTAGTCAAACCAATGAATTAGCTAGCAGGGGCCTTCTGAACAAAAGCATTGGGTCTCTATTAGAAAATCCCCACTGGGGCCCCTGGGAAAGGAAATCAAGCAGCACAGCTCCTGAAATGAAACAGATCAATTTGACTGACTATCCAATTCCCAGAAAGTTTGAAATAGAGCCTCAGTCATCAGCCCATGAGCCTGGGGGTTCCCTCTCTGAAAGAAGATCAGTGATCTGTGATATTTCTCCACTAAGACAGATTGTCAGGGACCCCGGGGCTCACTCACTGGGACACATGAGTGCCGACACCAGAATTGGGAGGAATGACCGTCTCAATCCAACTCTAAGTCAGTCGGTCATTCTTCCTGGTGGTTTAGTGTCCATGGAAACCAAGCTGAAATCCCAGAGCGGGCAGATAAAAGAGGAAGACTTTGAACAGTCTAAATCCCAAGCTAGTTTCAATAACAAGAAATCTGGAGACCACTGCCATCCTTCTAGCATCAAGCATGAGTCTTACCGCAGCAATGCCAGCCCTGGAGCAGCAACCCATGATTCCCTTTCAGACTACGGCTCTCAAGACAGCAGACCCACGCCAATGCGGCGGGTCCCTGGCAGAGTTGGTGGTCGGGAGGGCATGAGGGGTCGGTCCCCTTCTCAATATCATGACTTTGCAGAAAAACTGAAGATGTCTCCTGGGCGGAGCAGAGGCCCAGGGGGAGACCCTCATCACATGAATCCACACATGACCTTTTCAGAGAGGGCCAACCGTAGTTCTTTACATGCTCCCTTTTCTCCCAACTCAGAAACCCTGGCCTCTGCTTATCACACAAATACTCGGGCTCATGCTTATGGGGACCCTAATGCAGGTTTGAATTCTCAGCTGCATTATAAGAGACAGATGTACCAACAGCAACCAGAGGAGTATAAAGACTGGAGCAGCAGTTCTGCTCAGGGAGTGATTGCTGCAGCACAGCACAGGCAGGAGGGGCCACGGAAGAGTCCAAGGCAGCAGCAGTTTCTTGACAGAGTACGGAGCCCTttgaaaaatgacaaagatggTATGATGTATGGCCCACCAGTAGGGACTTACCATGACCCAAGCGCTCAGGAGGCTGGGCGCTGCCTAATGTCTAGTGATGGTCTGCCTAACAAGGGCATGGAATTAAAGCATGGCTCTCAGAAGTTACAAGAATCCTGTTGGGATCTTTCTCGGCAAACTTCTCCAGCCAAAAGCAGCGGTCCTCCAGGAATGGCCAGTCAAAAAAGGTATGGACCACCCCATGAGACTGATGGACATGGACTAGCTGAGGCTACACAGTCATCCAAACCTAGTAATGTTATGCTAAGACTTCCAGGCCAGGAGGATCATTCTTCTCAAAACCCCTTAATCATGAGGAGGCGTGTTCGTTCTTTTATCTCTCCCATTCCCAGTAAGAGACAGTCACAAGATGTAAAGAACAGTAGCACTGAAGATAAAGGTCGCCTCCTTCACCCATCAAAAGAAGGCGCTGATAAAGCATTCAATTCCTATGCCCATCTTTCTCACAGTCAGGATATCAAGTCTATCCCTAAGAGAGATTCCTCCAAGGACCTTCCAAGTCCAGATAATAGAAACTGCCCTGCTGTTACCCTCACAAGCCCTGCTAAGACCAAAATACTGCCCCCACGGAAAGGACGGGGGTTGAAATTGGAAGCTATAGTTCAGAAGATTACATCCCCAAATATTAGGAGGAGTGCATCCTCGAACAGTGCGGAGGCTGGGGGAGACACGGTTACGCTTGATGATATACTGTCTTTGAAGAGTGGTCCTTCTGAAGGTGGGAGTGTTGCTGTTCAGGATGCTGacatagagaagagaaaaggtgAGGTGGCTTCTGACCTAGTCAGTCCAGCAAACCAGGAGTTGCACATTGAGAAACCTCTTCCAAGGTCTTCAGAAGAGTGGCGTGGCAGCGGGGATGACAAAGTGAAGACAGAGACACATGCAGAAACAGTTACTGCCGGAAAGGAACCCCCTGGTGCCATGACATCCACAACCTCACAGAAGCCTGGTAGTAACCAAGGGAGACCAGATGGTTCCCTGGGTGGAACAGCACCTTTAATGTTTCCAGACTCAAAGAATGTACCTCCAGCGGGCATATTGGCCCCTGAGGCAAACCCCAAGGCTGAAGAGAAAGAGAACGATACAGTGACGATTTCACCCAAGCAAGAAGGTTTCCCTCCAAAGGGATATTTCCCATCAGGAAAAAAGAAGGGGAGACCCATTGGTAGTGTGAATAAGCAAAAGAAACAGCAGCAGCCACCGCCTCCACCTCCTCAGCCCCCACAGATACCAGAAGGTTCTGCAGATGGAGAGCCAAAGCCAAAAAAACAGaggcaaaggagggagagaaggaagcctGGAGCCCAGCCAAGGAAGCGAAAAACCAAACAAGCAGTTCCCATTGTGGAACCCCAAGAACCTGAGATCAAACTAAAGTATGCCACCCAGCCACTGGATAAAACTGACGCCAAGAACAAGTCTTTTTACCCTTACATCCATGTAGTCAATAAGTGTGAACTTGGAGCCGTTTGTACAATCATCAATGCTGAAGAAGAAGAACAGACCAAATTGGTGAGGGGCAGGAAGGGTCAGAGGTCACTGACCCCTCCACCTAGCAGCACTGAAAGCAAGGCGCTCCCGGCCTCGTCCTTTATGCTTCAGGGACCTGTTGTGACAGAGTCTTCGGTTATGGGGCACCTGGTTTGCTGTCTGTGTGGCAAGTGGGCCAGTTACCGGAACATGGGTGACCTCTTTGGACCTTTTTATCCCCAAGATTATGCAGCCACTCTCCCGAAGAATCCGCCTCCTAAGAGGGCCACAGAAATGCAGAGCAAAGTTAAGGTACGGCACAAAAGTGCTTCTAATGGTTCCAAGACGGacactgaggaggaggaagagcagcagcagcagcagaaggagCAGAGGAGCCTGGCCGCACACCCCAGGTTTAAGCGGCGCCACCGCTCGGAAGACTGTGGTGGAGGTCCTCGGTCCCTGTCCAGGGGGCTCCCTTGTAAAAAAGCAGCCACCGAGGGCAGCAGTGAAAAGACTGTTTTGGACTCGAAGCCTTCCGTGCCCACCACTTCAGAAGGTGGCCCTGAGCTGGAGTTACAAATCCCTGAACTACCTCTTGACAGCAATGAATTTTGGGTCCATGAGGGTTGTATTCTCTGGGCCAATGGAATCTACCTGGTTTGTGGCAGGCTCTATGGCCTGCAGGAAGCGCTGGAAATAGCCAGAGAGATG aaATGTTCCCACTGCCAGGAGGCAGGCGCCACCttgggctgctacaacaaagGCTGCTCCTTCCGATACCATTACCCGTGTGCCGTTGATGCAG